Genomic segment of Xanthobacter dioxanivorans:
CAGGACGATGTTCTTGATGGGTTCCGCCGAAGCCGTGGCCGGAGCGGCCAAAGCGAGCAGCGATGCGAGCATCAAGGCGGGGCGGATACGATGGAGCGGCATTGTATTACCTCGTCGGTTGCAGGGCGACTGGGCCCCAATGGCGACGAGAAAATTCTCAAAAATGGACTCGAAGCGCGAGTAAAGATGCGTAAATTTGTGAAAATACCGCAATGATGCTGCCATAAACTGCGATCATCTGATTGTTTTAAATCTTTATATATTTATATAATCCGTCAATACAAATGTATATATATAAGATTTTGAAGCACCCGCCCTTTGAGAGAGGGAGGCTGCCTATGGTGGCGAACCTGCCAGGGCGGTCCCTTGAATTTTCATTGATTTACATGACAAGCGGCCGATCCGGCCCATCCTGCCTTTGTGATTCCAGAACACGGGCAAGGTTACCCTCATATGACCCATGCAATCCTGATGGCGCTCGCGCCGCTTTTCTTCGTGATGGCGCTCGGCTATGCTGCCGGGAAAGCTCGAAAGATCGATAACCACCATGTCGGCGGCCTGAATTCCCTGACCATGGAGTTCGCGCTGCCAGCGTCCCTATTCGTCGCCATGGCTTCGGCGCCGCGCAGCGAGATCTTCGCCGAAGTTCCTCTATTTCTTCTGCTCAGCACCGTCATGCTCGCCATATATGTGGGGTGGTATGCCTGCGCGCGGCGGTTCCTGGCGGCTGATCCCGCCGATGCCGCGCTTCAGGCCCTGACGGTCGCCTTCCCCAATCTCGCGGGCGTGGGCCTTCCCATCGCCGCCGCAGTTCTCGGGCCCACGGGGCAGATCCAGGTGGCCGTCGCCATCGCCGCCGGCTCCATCATGGTCAGCCCCATTACGCTCGTCATCGTAGAGCTTTATGCCCGGAGAGACACGAAATCCGGGGGCGGGGGCACGCCCATCGCGAGCGCACTGAGGCGCGCCATGACGAAGCCGGTGGTGGTCGCCCCCATGGCCGGCATCGCGCTGTCGCTGGCCGGCATCGAGCTTCATTCCGTCGTCTCTGCAAGCCTCTCGCTCATCGGACAGGCGGCCGCAGGCGTCGCTCTCTTCCTGACGGGCCTGGTGCTTTCAGCCCAGTCGTTCCGGCCATACTGGAAGGTGATCGCCGCTACCCTTGTGGCCGACATCATGCGCCCGCTGCTGGCCGGCGCCGCGGTCATCGGGCTCTCCGTGCCGCTGGACACAGCGCGGGTGGCCATTCTCCTCGCCGCCATTCCCTCCGGCTTCTTCGGCATTCTCTTCGCGGTCAGCTACGGGCAGGATTCGACAACCGCTGGCTCCATCGTGATCGCAAGCACACTCTTCAGTGCCGTGACGATGGCGATGATAATCGCGCTGCTGTTTCCCGCGTAGACGCAGATTTAAGCAACGCACCGGTTCGGACTTCAAGAGCATCAAGGAAAAACAAAATGAAGATGGTTGTCCCAGGCCTGCGGCATCCCACCCAAATTTCTTGCCGGGATTGCCGCTGAGCCGACCAGGAGGCACGAGAGGAGAGCCCTGCGGCGCCCTACTGCACGGCGGACGGAAATGGAAGCTCGTCGCGGCTCACGATCGGGTTTCGCAGGGTACCGATACCCTCAACCTCAACCTCCACGACATCACCTGGCTTAAGAAAGACCGGAGGATTTCTACCGATTCCCACGCCGCCTGGCGTGCCCGTTGCTATGACGTCACCCGGCAGGAGCGTAACGGTGTCGGTAATGTAGCTGATGATCCGGTCGATGCGATGGATAAAATCCTTTGTGTTCGCATCCTGCATGACCTGACCATTCACGCGCGCGGTCACGCGAAGGTTGTTGACGTCCGCAATTTCATCCTTCGTCACCACGACCGGCCCGATGGGCCCGCTCAGGTCGGCGTTCTTTCCCAGAGTAAATTGCCGTGTCTCCATTTGCTTGGTGCGAGCACTCAAGTCATTGAAGACCGTGTACCCGAGGACGCAGTCCATCGCGTTCTGCTCGGTGGCCGCCCAGCACCGGCGGCCCACGATGACCGCGAGCTCCACTTCCCAATCGAGGCCTGGCTCATTCGGCGGAACGGGAACGCCGGTGCCGTCGACGACAAGCGTACTCTGCCAGCGGCCGAAGATCATCGGCACCTTCGGCTGGTCGATCCCGGCCACCTCCTTGGCCTCGATCGCGTGATCTCTGTAATTGATACCGACGCAAAACACACGAGAGGTGAGCGGAACCGGGGGTGCCAGTTCAACGGTTGAAATATCGAATACGGCACCATCGGATTTTGAAATCATTTCCGATGGCGATGCATAAAATTCATCTACGGAACAGATCTCTATAACCTTGCTTCCCTCGCGGCGCCCGATAAAACGCTCACCATTCTTGAGGTAACCGACGTAGCGCATGATCGCGTTCTTTCATTAGATGAACAGGAACTTCAAATTCGAACCCGACGCTCGATCGGGGAGAGCTCCGCACGCACTGCTCTTCGCCAAGGCTCAAAGCGTCGCCTCGAAGGCTCGGGCATTCCACCCCCAACCTAGGCCGGCGATGCGCCGAGCGTCAAGATATTATATACGATTTATCATTTTCAATATTATGTTGACAATTGAACTCCAGCGCCGTCTCTGCGAACATGCCCAAGGGCGGTTGCGCTCCGGCCGCGGCAAATCTGGTCGACCGTTCAAAAAGGGCTCGAAATGTCCCCGCCTGCCGAACTGCCCCCCTCATCCGGCCGGCGCACGATGGCTTCGCTTCTCGCCGACCGTCTTCGCCAAGACGTCCTGACCGGGAGCCTGAAGCCCGGCGCACGCCTTTCCGTCAGGGAGTTGGCCGAGCGATATGACGCCGGAACAATTCCCTTGAGGGAGGCTTTGTCGCGCCTGTCCACCAGCGGGTTTGTCACGGCCGAAG
This window contains:
- a CDS encoding AEC family transporter, encoding MALAPLFFVMALGYAAGKARKIDNHHVGGLNSLTMEFALPASLFVAMASAPRSEIFAEVPLFLLLSTVMLAIYVGWYACARRFLAADPADAALQALTVAFPNLAGVGLPIAAAVLGPTGQIQVAVAIAAGSIMVSPITLVIVELYARRDTKSGGGGTPIASALRRAMTKPVVVAPMAGIALSLAGIELHSVVSASLSLIGQAAAGVALFLTGLVLSAQSFRPYWKVIAATLVADIMRPLLAGAAVIGLSVPLDTARVAILLAAIPSGFFGILFAVSYGQDSTTAGSIVIASTLFSAVTMAMIIALLFPA
- a CDS encoding fumarylacetoacetate hydrolase family protein, with the protein product MRYVGYLKNGERFIGRREGSKVIEICSVDEFYASPSEMISKSDGAVFDISTVELAPPVPLTSRVFCVGINYRDHAIEAKEVAGIDQPKVPMIFGRWQSTLVVDGTGVPVPPNEPGLDWEVELAVIVGRRCWAATEQNAMDCVLGYTVFNDLSARTKQMETRQFTLGKNADLSGPIGPVVVTKDEIADVNNLRVTARVNGQVMQDANTKDFIHRIDRIISYITDTVTLLPGDVIATGTPGGVGIGRNPPVFLKPGDVVEVEVEGIGTLRNPIVSRDELPFPSAVQ